From Denitrovibrio acetiphilus DSM 12809, the proteins below share one genomic window:
- a CDS encoding ABC transporter permease, with product MIAFIIRRFIQAVFVIAVISVIAFAIKQNVGDPIRDITGISVSAAEREAMRDKLGLNDPLLTQYIRFAKDALHGDLGNSFFYKRPAVDVILSKAPATIELVFVSALIIVGLSIPLGVYSAIYPKRFFSRFLMGSSIVGVSIPVFLTAIMMIYLFSIKLGWFPSYGRGELVSLGGWDTGMLTVDGWMHLIMPSVALSSIMLPLFIRLIRSEMMEVLESEYVKYAWAKGLTRRRIWFVHAFKNTLLPVITVGGVQLGITIAFTILTETVFQWQGLGFLFMEAVERADASLLVAYLMFVGIVMVVVNTIVDIIYGVVNPTIRITGAK from the coding sequence ATAAGCGTTATAGCCTTTGCCATCAAGCAGAATGTGGGGGACCCTATACGCGACATCACCGGCATTTCAGTGTCCGCTGCGGAGAGGGAGGCGATGCGTGATAAGCTCGGACTGAACGATCCTCTGCTGACACAATATATCCGCTTTGCCAAGGATGCTCTTCACGGTGATCTGGGAAACTCATTCTTTTACAAAAGACCGGCTGTTGACGTGATTCTTTCCAAAGCTCCGGCAACCATAGAGCTTGTTTTTGTTTCCGCTCTTATAATCGTAGGGCTTTCTATACCTTTAGGTGTTTATTCTGCGATATATCCCAAAAGGTTTTTTTCAAGGTTTCTCATGGGGAGCAGTATTGTTGGTGTTTCAATCCCTGTTTTCCTCACTGCTATTATGATGATATATTTATTTTCAATCAAGCTCGGCTGGTTTCCTTCCTATGGGCGTGGTGAGCTTGTCAGTCTCGGAGGGTGGGACACAGGGATGCTTACTGTTGACGGCTGGATGCACCTTATTATGCCCAGCGTTGCGCTCTCTTCAATAATGCTTCCTCTTTTCATAAGGCTTATACGTTCTGAGATGATGGAAGTTCTGGAATCTGAATACGTAAAATACGCATGGGCAAAAGGTCTTACGAGAAGACGTATATGGTTTGTTCATGCTTTTAAAAATACACTTCTGCCTGTTATCACTGTGGGTGGTGTGCAGCTTGGTATCACTATAGCCTTCACCATTCTGACGGAGACTGTCTTTCAGTGGCAGGGGCTTGGTTTCCTTTTTATGGAGGCTGTGGAGCGTGCTGATGCGTCACTGCTGGTGGCATATTTAATGTTTGTCGGGATAGTGATGGTTGTTGTTAATACAATCGTTGACATCATTTATGGAGTTGTGAATCCGACTATAAGAATAACAGGTGCGAAATGA